A region of Actinomycetota bacterium DNA encodes the following proteins:
- a CDS encoding DUF4193 family protein, whose product MSATDDTDQELDEDGPDAAGDSDASEASDDAPATPPNRARSTGDEDVESIDQIVKKEARAGGDEEDDASLTLGREEKLEPLAVKVVPPQETEFVCKKCYLVKHRSQLKDAKRKLCRDCA is encoded by the coding sequence ATGAGCGCGACGGACGACACAGACCAAGAGCTGGACGAGGACGGGCCCGACGCGGCCGGGGACAGCGACGCGTCGGAGGCCTCCGACGACGCCCCCGCGACGCCCCCGAACCGGGCACGTTCGACCGGCGACGAGGACGTCGAGTCGATCGACCAGATCGTCAAGAAGGAGGCGCGCGCCGGCGGCGACGAGGAGGACGATGCGTCGCTTACGCTCGGACGCGAGGAGAAGCTCGAACCCCTCGCGGTTAAGGTCGTTCCGCCTCAAGAGACCGAGTTCGTATGCAAGAAGTGCTATCTGGTCAAGCACCGGAGCCAGCTGAAGGACGCGAAGCGGAAGCTCTGCCGGGACTGCGCGTAG
- the lnt gene encoding apolipoprotein N-acyltransferase, protein MIAALGGFLLSLAFPPVGFWPVSLVALAPLLWLARDARPRRGFLLGLVFGLAFFGTTLDWIALFGELAWFSLTLVLALFVALFSGLLPLVWRFRRPGWSAVAAAAAWVVVVEWVRATVPLGGFGWGSLAAPQVDGPLLPIASIVGSWGIAFVVALVNGLVVATIDALTWDRHPVRPIVALAVAVGLLVVPVAVPSAPEDGDPLEVAAIQVDVRSAEQLDRVGEDRAIARLHTDLHRTLAVDPPDLVVWGESSLDPGAVDEATLAQVREAVVDVAAPTLVSTTQPGASGGLERQANLLDATGEQVDSYSKVRLVPFGEYVPFRGALDWVTALRQIPYDLTPGTRVHALRGAGLPPLGVSICFENTFERVQRELVADGAEVLVVTTNNASYEDTAASAQHVQMSRLRAVETGRPLVHAAISGIGAVVDANGAVMDRIGLFEPGVLRSTVTTGDHRTPYVRFGYLVPWLFLALVITAIALPRRRRREWPEPVRLADRPRTLVVLPTYDERDTIGTVIEELLSLPEHVELLVIDDSSPDGTGELVRVRAGTEPRVRLLERPGKAGLASAYLDGFRTALEEGYDLIVEMDSDLSHQPEELHGLLADADTHDLVIGSRYVSGGSVTNWSRTRVALSRMGNLYARLALGLPVRDATSGFRVYRRALLAELLSRPITSEGYGFQIELALRSWALGASVGEAPISFREREHGHSKISRRIVVEALWLVAVWGFRARLRGDPLLADRPLGDAKQGTGTSA, encoded by the coding sequence GTGATCGCCGCGCTGGGCGGGTTCCTGCTCTCGCTCGCGTTCCCTCCGGTCGGGTTCTGGCCCGTCTCGCTCGTCGCGCTCGCACCGTTGCTATGGCTCGCGCGCGACGCTCGGCCCCGTCGCGGCTTCCTGCTCGGGCTCGTGTTCGGCCTTGCGTTCTTCGGCACGACGCTGGACTGGATCGCGCTGTTCGGCGAGTTGGCGTGGTTCTCGCTCACCCTGGTCCTGGCGCTGTTCGTGGCCCTCTTCTCCGGACTGCTGCCGCTGGTCTGGCGGTTCCGGCGTCCCGGGTGGTCCGCGGTCGCGGCCGCCGCCGCGTGGGTCGTAGTCGTGGAGTGGGTGCGAGCAACGGTGCCGCTCGGTGGGTTCGGGTGGGGGAGCCTGGCGGCCCCCCAGGTCGACGGCCCCCTGCTCCCGATCGCCTCGATCGTCGGCTCCTGGGGCATCGCCTTCGTCGTGGCACTGGTGAACGGGCTCGTGGTCGCCACGATCGACGCCCTCACCTGGGATCGGCATCCGGTTCGGCCGATCGTTGCGCTCGCGGTCGCGGTTGGCCTGCTCGTGGTGCCCGTCGCCGTCCCCTCCGCCCCCGAGGATGGCGACCCTTTGGAGGTAGCCGCGATCCAGGTCGACGTGCGTTCCGCGGAGCAGCTCGATCGGGTGGGGGAGGACCGCGCGATCGCACGCCTGCACACCGACCTGCACCGGACCCTGGCCGTCGACCCACCCGACCTCGTCGTGTGGGGTGAGAGCTCGCTGGACCCCGGCGCGGTGGACGAGGCGACACTCGCGCAGGTACGCGAGGCCGTTGTCGACGTGGCGGCCCCGACGCTCGTCAGCACCACGCAGCCCGGCGCCTCCGGAGGTCTGGAGCGACAGGCGAACCTGCTCGACGCGACGGGGGAGCAAGTCGACAGCTATTCCAAGGTTCGTCTCGTTCCGTTCGGCGAGTACGTGCCGTTCCGCGGTGCTCTCGATTGGGTGACAGCGCTCCGACAGATCCCCTACGACCTGACCCCGGGAACGCGGGTACACGCCCTTCGGGGCGCCGGACTGCCTCCGCTCGGCGTCTCGATCTGCTTCGAGAACACCTTCGAACGCGTACAGCGCGAGCTCGTCGCCGACGGTGCCGAGGTGCTCGTCGTGACGACGAACAACGCTTCCTACGAGGACACGGCCGCGTCGGCCCAGCACGTCCAGATGAGCCGTCTCCGTGCGGTCGAGACGGGTCGTCCGCTGGTTCACGCGGCGATCTCGGGGATCGGCGCCGTCGTCGATGCGAACGGTGCGGTGATGGATCGCATCGGACTGTTCGAACCGGGTGTGCTGCGCTCCACGGTGACGACCGGCGACCACCGCACGCCCTACGTACGATTCGGCTACCTCGTCCCGTGGCTGTTCCTCGCGCTCGTGATCACGGCGATCGCGCTGCCCCGTCGCCGGCGTCGGGAGTGGCCCGAGCCCGTCCGGCTGGCAGACAGGCCCCGCACGCTCGTCGTGTTGCCCACCTACGACGAGCGGGACACGATCGGAACGGTGATCGAGGAGCTCCTGTCGCTGCCCGAGCACGTCGAGCTCCTCGTGATCGACGACTCCTCGCCCGACGGGACCGGCGAGCTGGTGCGTGTCCGCGCGGGAACCGAGCCGCGCGTTCGTCTGCTGGAGCGGCCCGGTAAGGCCGGACTCGCGAGCGCCTACCTCGATGGGTTCCGGACCGCGCTCGAGGAGGGGTACGACCTGATCGTGGAGATGGACTCGGACCTGTCCCACCAGCCGGAGGAGCTCCATGGGTTGCTGGCGGACGCAGACACGCATGACCTGGTTATCGGCAGCCGGTACGTCTCGGGCGGCTCGGTGACCAACTGGAGCCGGACCCGCGTCGCCCTGTCCAGGATGGGCAACCTCTACGCGCGACTCGCACTCGGCCTTCCGGTCCGCGATGCGACGAGCGGGTTCCGCGTGTACCGCCGGGCGCTGCTTGCCGAGCTGCTCTCCCGGCCGATCACCTCGGAGGGCTACGGGTTCCAGATCGAGCTCGCGTTGCGTTCCTGGGCGCTCGGAGCGTCCGTGGGGGAGGCACCGATCAGCTTCCGCGAACGCGAGCACGGACACTCGAAGATCTCCCGCCGGATCGTGGTCGAGGCGTTGTGGCTCGTGGCGGTCTGGGGGTTCCGGGCGCGCCTGCGGGGCGATCCGTTGCTGGCCGACCGTCCGCTCGGCGACGCCAAACAAGGAACGGGGACGTCCGCATGA
- a CDS encoding maleylpyruvate isomerase N-terminal domain-containing protein, giving the protein MKMGVARARYLATADVAVELIVAGEVAPAWDRPSVLDELPTGGLAAHLARSVLQVEWYLDAPVPDRDPITAAAYYARLEGANDLRSPLNTGVRERSLETAEEGPTALARRTREALQRLRQRLLAEPSDRRLEAFGRILLLDEYLRTRLVELVVHIEDLALSLGVDPPDVPPDAQRDAIAVLVDAAVLRHGAPEVLHALTRRERDPFEALRVL; this is encoded by the coding sequence ATGAAGATGGGCGTGGCCAGGGCTCGATATCTGGCGACCGCGGACGTGGCCGTCGAGCTGATCGTGGCCGGCGAGGTCGCCCCCGCCTGGGATCGGCCGAGCGTGTTGGACGAGCTGCCGACCGGGGGGTTGGCGGCGCACCTGGCGCGCTCCGTCCTCCAGGTGGAGTGGTACTTGGATGCTCCCGTACCCGACCGGGACCCGATCACGGCGGCCGCGTACTACGCGCGACTGGAGGGGGCGAACGATCTGCGCTCGCCACTGAACACCGGGGTGCGAGAGCGCAGCCTCGAGACGGCGGAGGAGGGCCCGACGGCGCTCGCCCGCAGGACCCGCGAGGCCCTCCAGCGGCTGCGACAGCGTCTCCTCGCAGAGCCAAGCGACCGGCGCCTCGAGGCGTTCGGACGGATCCTGTTGCTCGACGAGTACCTGCGAACCCGACTCGTCGAGCTCGTCGTCCACATCGAGGATCTGGCGCTGTCGCTCGGCGTGGACCCGCCCGACGTACCGCCGGACGCGCAACGCGATGCGATCGCGGTACTCGTCGACGCCGCGGTCCTTCGCCACGGAGCTCCCGAAGTCCTACACGCCCTGACACGCCGGGAACGAGACCCGTTCGAAGCTCTGCGTGTGCTCTAG
- a CDS encoding amidohydrolase family protein encodes MRTLYRASIVHTFSLPPAGEWLLVDERHIQRVGVGDPPDADRIVELPGATILPGFVDTHVHLTGSGIASAHPEVARTRSAAALLEVLRTIVDREPGAILVHGFDESTWPGSASGVRVPTVAELDEVSSDPLVVVRVDGHLSIGNRAALEPSGALEEQGVDRDAADAPTGVLTRRANERLKRWLASTLSEHRIQQLQLSAAATAASRGVTSVHEMSLPAERGLRDLEVLLAHRSNLPVDVVTYLGTLDVAQAIELGLPRVGGDLPVDGSLGAHTAALSAPYEDRPGEYGVLYHDDEGLTRFFRAGHAAGLQVGVHAIGDRGIEQVLAGWERVYQGLDSRERRHFRARRHRVEHFEMATAVHVERAAMLGLAISFQPAFDTAWGMPGGLYEQRLGALRTRPMNPFRSCLERGIELGVGSDAPITPLDPMASIVGLERHHDREQRLTRAQALHLSTYGGARLARQDSKKGYLEPGMHADFVAFDVDPATEPDLDEVRPILTVSLGREVFAS; translated from the coding sequence GTGAGAACGCTCTATCGGGCGTCGATCGTCCACACCTTCTCGCTCCCGCCGGCGGGGGAGTGGCTCCTCGTCGACGAACGCCACATCCAGCGCGTCGGGGTCGGCGATCCGCCAGATGCCGACCGCATCGTGGAACTCCCCGGAGCCACGATCCTGCCCGGGTTCGTCGACACCCACGTGCACCTGACGGGATCGGGGATCGCGTCCGCCCATCCGGAGGTCGCCCGGACACGGTCCGCTGCAGCGTTGCTGGAGGTCCTGCGAACCATCGTCGACCGGGAACCGGGGGCGATCTTGGTCCACGGGTTCGATGAATCGACCTGGCCCGGAAGCGCGTCGGGCGTACGGGTGCCCACGGTCGCGGAGCTGGACGAGGTCTCGTCGGATCCGCTCGTCGTGGTCCGGGTCGACGGCCATCTGTCGATCGGGAACCGGGCAGCACTCGAGCCCTCGGGGGCACTCGAGGAACAGGGCGTCGATCGCGACGCGGCCGACGCCCCGACGGGCGTCCTGACGCGCCGAGCGAACGAGCGACTGAAGCGCTGGCTCGCCTCCACGCTCTCGGAGCACCGGATCCAGCAACTGCAACTGTCGGCGGCGGCGACGGCCGCCTCCCGGGGGGTCACGAGCGTCCACGAGATGTCGCTGCCGGCCGAGCGAGGCCTGCGTGATCTCGAGGTGTTGCTCGCGCACCGCTCGAACCTGCCGGTCGACGTCGTCACGTACCTCGGAACCCTCGATGTCGCCCAGGCGATCGAACTCGGGTTGCCGCGCGTCGGGGGCGACCTGCCGGTCGACGGCTCGCTCGGAGCGCACACGGCGGCGTTGAGCGCTCCCTACGAGGATCGGCCGGGCGAGTACGGGGTCTTGTACCACGACGATGAGGGGCTCACGCGATTCTTCCGGGCCGGGCATGCCGCCGGACTGCAGGTCGGGGTCCACGCGATCGGAGACCGGGGGATCGAGCAGGTTCTGGCCGGATGGGAACGGGTCTACCAGGGCCTGGATTCCCGGGAGCGCAGGCATTTCCGAGCACGGCGCCACCGCGTGGAGCACTTCGAGATGGCGACGGCCGTGCACGTGGAGCGTGCCGCGATGCTCGGGCTGGCGATCTCGTTCCAGCCGGCGTTCGACACGGCCTGGGGGATGCCGGGCGGGCTGTACGAGCAGCGGCTCGGCGCGCTGCGGACGCGCCCGATGAACCCGTTCCGCTCCTGTCTCGAGCGGGGGATCGAGCTCGGCGTCGGATCGGATGCGCCGATCACCCCGCTCGATCCGATGGCCTCGATCGTCGGGCTCGAACGCCACCACGACCGCGAACAGCGACTCACGCGCGCGCAGGCGCTGCATCTGTCGACCTATGGCGGCGCGCGGCTCGCGCGTCAGGACTCCAAGAAGGGCTACCTTGAGCCGGGGATGCACGCCGACTTCGTCGCGTTCGATGTCGACCCGGCGACCGAACCCGACTTGGACGAGGTCCGGCCGATCCTCACCGTGTCGCTCGGCCGCGAGGTGTTCGCGAGCTGA
- the gcvPA gene encoding aminomethyl-transferring glycine dehydrogenase subunit GcvPA yields MRFAPHTEDDVREMLGRIGVGSFEDLFSSIPPGVRLERPLALPLGVSEMEILDDLARLAGRNRDVDGLVCFAGAGAYDHYVPSVVWALAGRSEFQTSYTPYQPELSQGVLQTLFEFQSMICSLTGLEVSNASLYDGATALVEAVNLSRSGGRRRVLVADTVDPRAIDTLRAYGTGAGYEPEPFASSGGRAVVPEVDDDVACVIVQHPNVLGILEPAREIFDAAHAGGARAVQVFDPMSLGVLAPPGELGADVAVGEGQALGNHLNFGGPYLGLIAAREADVRRMPGRIVGETIDADGRTGYVLTLQAREQHIRREKANSNICTNQTLMAVAATVYLSWLGPQGLREVGSQSAAKASYAAERCTAVAGVELLYPDAPFFKEFALRLPVPAEQVRDALVERGFLAGVPLSGAGEDVLLVAVTERRSREEIDALAAGLAHVVSGGTG; encoded by the coding sequence ATGCGATTCGCTCCGCACACCGAGGACGACGTCCGCGAGATGCTCGGCCGGATCGGGGTGGGGTCCTTCGAGGACCTGTTCTCGTCGATCCCGCCCGGGGTTCGCCTCGAGCGTCCGCTGGCGTTGCCCCTCGGCGTGTCCGAGATGGAGATCCTCGACGACCTCGCCCGGCTCGCGGGACGCAATCGGGACGTCGACGGCCTCGTGTGCTTCGCGGGAGCCGGGGCCTACGACCACTACGTTCCGAGCGTCGTCTGGGCGCTCGCGGGACGGTCGGAGTTCCAGACCTCCTACACGCCCTATCAGCCGGAGCTGTCTCAGGGCGTGCTCCAAACGTTGTTCGAGTTCCAGTCGATGATCTGTTCGCTCACGGGGCTCGAGGTCTCCAACGCGTCCCTCTACGACGGCGCGACGGCGCTCGTCGAGGCAGTGAACCTCTCGCGGAGTGGAGGCCGCAGACGCGTCCTCGTGGCCGACACCGTCGACCCGCGGGCGATCGACACCCTGCGCGCGTACGGCACGGGGGCGGGCTACGAACCGGAGCCGTTCGCATCATCGGGAGGGCGCGCCGTCGTCCCCGAGGTCGATGACGATGTGGCGTGCGTGATCGTGCAGCATCCCAACGTGCTCGGGATCCTCGAACCGGCCAGGGAGATCTTCGACGCGGCGCATGCTGGCGGAGCGCGCGCGGTCCAGGTCTTCGATCCGATGTCGCTCGGCGTCCTGGCGCCCCCGGGGGAGCTCGGCGCCGACGTCGCGGTGGGGGAGGGGCAGGCGCTCGGCAACCACCTGAACTTCGGTGGACCCTACCTCGGGCTGATCGCCGCACGCGAAGCCGATGTTCGTCGGATGCCCGGGCGCATCGTCGGTGAGACAATCGACGCCGACGGCCGAACGGGCTACGTGCTGACCTTGCAGGCCCGAGAGCAGCACATCCGGCGCGAGAAGGCCAACTCCAATATCTGTACGAACCAGACGCTCATGGCTGTGGCGGCGACCGTGTACCTGTCGTGGCTCGGACCCCAAGGGTTGCGAGAGGTCGGCTCCCAGAGCGCCGCGAAGGCGTCGTACGCGGCCGAGCGGTGTACCGCGGTCGCCGGGGTCGAGCTGCTCTACCCGGATGCGCCCTTCTTCAAGGAGTTCGCGCTCCGGTTGCCCGTGCCCGCGGAGCAGGTGCGTGACGCCTTGGTCGAACGCGGGTTCCTCGCGGGCGTGCCGCTGAGCGGCGCCGGGGAGGACGTTCTCCTGGTTGCGGTCACCGAGCGCCGCTCGCGCGAAGAGATCGATGCGCTCGCCGCCGGATTGGCTCACGTGGTGTCCGGGGGAACCGGGTGA
- a CDS encoding CAP domain-containing protein: MRTTRSVGATRIVLVSTLVLALGLGVLGTAPASAGKHGRRDQMLSLLNKARTNRDVRRLDVKSIVARRAAGHSRAMDRKNRLYHSDPLARQVRGVRWRVVGENVGVGPSIDGLYRAFMRSKPHKRNILDRSFKKVGIGFDVDRRGNHWVTLIFYG; this comes from the coding sequence ATGCGAACGACCAGGAGCGTAGGGGCGACCCGCATCGTCCTCGTCTCGACCCTGGTGCTGGCGCTGGGGCTCGGGGTGCTCGGGACGGCGCCCGCCTCCGCGGGTAAGCACGGCCGCCGCGATCAGATGCTCTCGCTGCTCAACAAGGCTCGCACGAACCGCGATGTGCGGCGCCTCGACGTGAAATCCATCGTCGCGCGCCGGGCTGCCGGACACAGCCGGGCGATGGACCGCAAGAACCGCCTCTACCACTCGGATCCACTCGCTCGTCAGGTCCGCGGGGTGCGCTGGCGCGTGGTGGGCGAAAACGTCGGCGTGGGCCCGAGCATCGATGGCCTCTACCGGGCCTTCATGCGGAGCAAGCCGCACAAGCGGAACATCCTGGATCGCTCGTTCAAAAAGGTCGGTATCGGCTTCGACGTCGACAGGCGCGGCAACCACTGGGTGACGCTGATCTTCTACGGCTGA
- the gcvPB gene encoding aminomethyl-transferring glycine dehydrogenase subunit GcvPB, whose amino-acid sequence MHEGTILEHSRPGRRASSFPELDVPDAVLPDEHLRGRPAVLPEVAERDLVTHYTRLAQMNYGVDTGFYPLGSCSMKYNPKSAEEAAALPGFRRMHPLQPDATAQGALELLWRLEQALCEITGMSRASMTPPAGACGELTGLLIMRAYHRDRGSHKTKVLIPDAAHGTNPASVRLAGFQAVSVPSDDRGLVDVEALSGLVDDEVAGLMLTNPNTLGAFERDIEEITRIVKQVDGLVYYDGANLNAILGWCRPGDMGFDIVHINTHKTFATPHGGGGPGAGPVGVIERLVPYLPVPRVERDEDTGTFRLEHDAADSIGRMHGFHGNFGVLVRAYLYVFLHGGDGLRQVSERAVLNANYLARLVEEVFPPAYPDLPPMHEFVATALPLEQEHGIRAMDVAKRLIDLGYHPSTVYFPLVVDEAMMVEPTETETKETLEAFAAALRQVAEEAATAPDLLHEAPVTTPVRRLDEARAARNLRLRW is encoded by the coding sequence GTGCACGAGGGCACGATCCTGGAGCACTCCCGCCCGGGCCGGCGAGCGAGCAGCTTCCCCGAGCTGGACGTGCCGGACGCGGTGCTGCCCGACGAACACCTGCGCGGGCGACCGGCGGTGCTCCCGGAGGTTGCCGAACGGGATCTCGTCACGCACTACACGCGTCTGGCGCAGATGAACTACGGGGTCGATACCGGGTTCTACCCGCTGGGGTCGTGCTCGATGAAGTACAACCCGAAGTCCGCCGAGGAGGCGGCGGCCCTTCCCGGCTTCCGCCGGATGCATCCATTGCAACCCGACGCGACGGCGCAAGGGGCCCTCGAGCTGCTCTGGCGCCTCGAACAGGCGCTCTGCGAGATCACGGGGATGTCCCGCGCGAGCATGACGCCGCCGGCGGGCGCGTGCGGCGAGCTGACGGGGTTGCTGATCATGCGCGCCTACCACCGGGACCGTGGAAGCCACAAGACCAAGGTGCTGATCCCGGATGCGGCGCACGGGACCAACCCCGCGAGTGTGCGGCTCGCCGGGTTCCAGGCGGTTTCGGTACCGAGCGACGATCGTGGGCTCGTCGACGTGGAGGCGCTCTCCGGCCTCGTGGACGACGAGGTCGCCGGTCTGATGCTCACGAACCCCAATACGCTCGGCGCCTTCGAGCGCGACATCGAGGAGATCACGCGGATCGTCAAGCAGGTCGACGGGCTCGTCTACTACGACGGGGCGAACCTGAACGCGATCCTCGGATGGTGCAGGCCGGGGGACATGGGCTTCGACATCGTGCACATCAACACCCACAAGACCTTCGCGACCCCCCACGGCGGGGGAGGTCCGGGCGCCGGTCCCGTGGGCGTGATCGAGCGCCTGGTCCCGTACCTGCCCGTTCCCCGCGTCGAGCGGGACGAGGACACCGGAACGTTCCGGCTGGAACACGACGCCGCGGACTCGATCGGGCGGATGCACGGGTTCCACGGCAACTTCGGTGTCCTCGTCCGCGCCTACCTGTATGTGTTCCTCCACGGGGGGGACGGACTCCGTCAGGTGAGCGAACGCGCGGTGCTGAACGCGAACTACCTGGCGCGGCTCGTCGAGGAGGTGTTCCCTCCTGCGTACCCGGATCTCCCACCGATGCACGAGTTCGTCGCGACCGCCCTCCCGCTCGAACAGGAGCACGGCATCCGCGCGATGGATGTGGCCAAGCGTCTGATCGACCTCGGTTACCACCCGAGCACGGTGTATTTCCCCCTGGTGGTGGACGAAGCGATGATGGTCGAACCCACCGAGACCGAGACCAAGGAGACCCTCGAGGCCTTCGCCGCGGCCTTGCGCCAGGTCGCCGAGGAAGCCGCAACCGCCCCGGACCTGCTCCATGAAGCGCCGGTGACCACCCCCGTGCGACGGCTCGACGAGGCCCGCGCAGCTCGGAACCTCCGCTTGCGCTGGTAG
- a CDS encoding Lrp/AsnC family transcriptional regulator, whose product MDERDLDIIAALQDDARATYADIARRVGLSPSSVHDRVRKLEQGGVIRAYRAIVDPEAVGLFVTALIAVSPLDAGQPDDLPERVEEFREIEDCLSVAGESNYVLKVRTRTTEGLEELIRRLREKAGVHTRTTVVLSTPFEDRPLQP is encoded by the coding sequence CTGGACGAACGCGATCTCGACATCATCGCAGCGCTGCAGGACGATGCGCGCGCCACCTACGCCGACATCGCGCGCCGGGTCGGCCTGTCGCCTTCGTCGGTCCACGATCGGGTCCGCAAGCTCGAACAGGGAGGCGTGATCCGCGCCTATCGGGCGATCGTCGATCCGGAGGCAGTGGGGTTGTTCGTGACCGCGCTGATCGCCGTCAGCCCACTCGACGCCGGCCAGCCCGACGACCTCCCCGAACGGGTCGAGGAGTTCCGTGAGATCGAGGACTGCCTCAGCGTCGCCGGCGAGTCGAACTACGTGTTGAAGGTCCGCACCCGAACGACCGAAGGGCTCGAGGAGCTGATCCGCCGCTTGCGCGAGAAGGCCGGCGTGCACACCCGAACGACCGTGGTGCTCTCCACGCCGTTCGAGGATCGTCCGCTCCAGCCCTGA
- a CDS encoding CAP domain-containing protein translates to MPRTGKPARAILAAMLITLTLVASTSSFTPASASALRSRMLRQINEIRDRRDVRTLKIDRRLSRKAARHTRAMIRKNSMFHTPNLSGYMANRSLTPWGENLGCGDTVNQVLRRLMRSSAHRRNIVYRKFRKIGLGVVDAGRRRNMCGRRSVWTTQIFYAR, encoded by the coding sequence ATGCCACGAACCGGGAAGCCCGCTCGGGCGATCCTCGCGGCGATGCTCATCACCCTCACCCTTGTCGCATCGACCTCGTCGTTCACCCCTGCCTCCGCCTCCGCCCTTCGGAGCCGCATGCTCCGTCAGATCAACGAGATCCGCGACCGCAGAGACGTCCGGACCTTGAAGATCGACCGACGCCTCTCGCGGAAGGCCGCGCGGCACACGCGAGCGATGATCCGCAAGAACTCGATGTTCCACACACCCAACCTCAGCGGCTACATGGCGAACCGCAGCCTGACCCCCTGGGGGGAGAACCTCGGGTGCGGCGACACCGTCAATCAGGTGCTGCGGCGGCTGATGCGGAGCTCCGCCCACCGGCGCAACATCGTCTATCGCAAGTTTCGAAAGATCGGGCTCGGCGTCGTCGACGCGGGGCGGCGCCGCAACATGTGTGGACGGCGCTCGGTCTGGACCACGCAGATCTTCTACGCCCGCTGA
- a CDS encoding RNA-directed DNA polymerase, with the protein MSIEIEHVPKPGGGSRTIVRPSPDLRRALTAAIAPHTERIEAALGPEAHANRAGGHARVLEPWRPARARFERAARRLVADVASAAGTVAVTDVRRCYASISPEVVEARLRALRIEPAEVLRRLAPFERAGVPGLPVGPAASAIIANAVLAHVDDRIRSPDVRHLRWVDDIVVVARNPGAFGRALDRIEDALGELGLTIAEEKTAIATGPGAARLLAWSRRSGTGTPL; encoded by the coding sequence GTGTCGATCGAGATCGAGCACGTGCCCAAGCCCGGGGGCGGGTCCCGCACGATCGTGCGACCCTCGCCTGACCTCCGCCGGGCCTTGACCGCCGCGATCGCTCCGCACACCGAGCGCATCGAGGCCGCCCTCGGGCCCGAGGCCCACGCGAACCGCGCCGGCGGGCACGCTCGGGTCTTGGAGCCATGGCGACCCGCACGCGCCCGGTTCGAACGGGCGGCACGACGACTCGTGGCCGACGTGGCTTCCGCCGCCGGCACAGTGGCGGTCACCGACGTCCGTCGTTGCTACGCCTCGATCTCGCCGGAGGTGGTGGAGGCGCGGCTGCGCGCCCTGCGGATCGAGCCGGCAGAGGTGTTGCGGCGGCTCGCGCCGTTCGAGCGGGCGGGAGTGCCGGGACTGCCGGTCGGCCCGGCGGCGTCGGCGATCATCGCGAACGCCGTCCTCGCCCACGTCGACGACCGGATCCGGAGCCCCGACGTACGCCACCTGCGGTGGGTCGACGACATCGTAGTGGTGGCTCGCAACCCCGGCGCCTTCGGTCGGGCCCTCGACCGCATCGAGGATGCGCTCGGCGAGCTCGGCCTGACCATCGCCGAGGAGAAGACCGCGATCGCCACCGGGCCCGGAGCGGCACGACTCCTCGCGTGGTCGCGCAGGTCGGGCACGGGTACTCCACTATGA